AGGCCTGCTCAGCGACTGGGGTGTGCCAACCATCACCTCGCTGCTGGTCGCCTGCGGAGTTTACTGGGTCTGCCATCGCCTGTTCGCCCGTAAGCTGGCGATCGCCTGATAATCGGACGTAAAAAAGGCGCCCTGCGGCGCCTCTGATGATTGATATCGTGCCATCGCGGGCGACATGGCCCGTTCGCAAAGACGCAACAGACGGCATCCATGCCAGCTCGGCCCGCGCAGCCCTTTGCGCGGGACGCTTTGCTCACGGATCCCGCCCGCACCTTAAGTTTGGCGGTCGTCTGAGGCCCCTTTTTATGGCGGGGCCTACGCCGGCTTGTTATCGCCAGGCTCCAGAATCACCTCTTCCGGACGCAGCACGTTAATCAGTTTGAAAATCAGGCTCAGCCCGACGCCGACAAGGGTCGCCAGCGCCATCCCCTTCAGTTCAGCGGCGCCGATATGCACCTTCGCCCCGCTGACGCCGATAATCAGGATCACCGAAGTGAGGATCAGGTTCTGCGCTTTGTTGTAGTCCACCTTCGATTCAATCAGCACGCGGATGCCTGACGCGCCAATCACTCCGTAGAGCAGCAGCGACACGCCGCCCATCACCGGCACCGGCACCGCCTGAATCGCCGCCGCCAGCTTACCGACGCAAGAGAGCAGAATAGCGATAATCGCCGCGCCGCCAATTACCCAGGTGCTGTAAACGCGGGTAATCGCCATCACGCCGATATTTTCGCCATAGGTGGTATTCGGGGTGGAGCCGAAAAAGCCGGAAATAATGGTGGAAAAACCGTTGGCGAACATCGACCGGTGCAGGCCCGGATCGCGGATCAAATCCTTTTTAACGATATTGGCAGTCACCACCAGATGTCCGACATGCTCGGCGATCACCACCAGGGCCGCCGGCAGAATGGTCAGCATCGCATACCATTCGAAGCGCGGCGTATAGAAGGTCGGCAGCGCGAACCACGGCGCCGCCTCGACGCTGCGCCAGTCAACAATGCCCATAGTCCACGACAGCAGATACCCCGCCAGCACGCCGATCAGGATCGGGATAATCGCCAGAAAGCCGCGGAACAGCACCGAACCGAAAACCGTCACCGCCAGCGTCACCAGCGAAATCGTCACCGCTGTGCCGTCAACCGCCGTGCCGTCGGCTGGCAGCAAGCCCGCCATATTGGCCGCCACGCCCGCCAGCTCCAGACCGATGACCGCGACAATCGCCCCCATCGCCGCCGGCGGGAACATGACGTCCAGCCAGCCGGTACCCGCCTTTTTCACAATCAGCGCCACCAGACAAAACAGCACGCCGCAGAGGATAAAGCCGCCCAGCGCCACCTCATACCCCAGCGGCAGCAGCAGCAGCACCGGCGAGATAAAGGCGAAGCTGGAGCCTAAATAGGCCGGAATTTTACCCTTACAGATAAACAGATAGAGCAAGGTGCCGACGCCGTTAAACAGCAGCACCGTGGCCGGATTGATATGAAACAGGATCGGCACCAGCACCGTCGCGCCGAACATGGCGAACAGGTGCTGAAAGCTGAGCGGAATCGTTTGCAAGAGCGGTGGGCGTTCGTTAACGCCAATCGCGCGACGAGTCATGAAGTATCCCCTTGAGCGGTTTTAGGCAAAAAAAAGCCGACTCTTGCGGTCGGCTGAAAGATTTATTTGGTTCCGAAAATTTTGTCGCCCGCGTCTCCGAGACCCGGGATGATGTAGCCTTTGCTGTTCAGCCCCTGATCGACGGAGGCGGTGTAAAGCTCCACGTCCGGGTGCGCTTTTTCCAGCGCCGCGATGCCTTCCGGCGCCGCCACCAGCACCAGTACCTTGATGCTGCTGCAGCCCGCTTTTTTCAGCAGATCGATGGTGGCGATCATCGAGCCGCCGGTCGCCAGCATCGGGTCGACCACCAGCGCCATGCGCTCTTCAATATTGGAAACCAGCTTCTGAAAATAGGGTACCGGCTCCAGCGTCTCTTCATCGCGATAGACGCCCACCACGCTGATGCGTGCGCTCGGTACATGCTCCAACACCCCTTCCATCATGCCGAGGCCGGCGCGCAGGATCGGGACAACGGTAATTTTTTTGCCTTTGATCTGATC
This DNA window, taken from Mixta gaviniae, encodes the following:
- the upp gene encoding uracil phosphoribosyltransferase, which codes for MKIVEVKHPLVKHKLGLMREQDISTKRFRELASEVGSLLTYEATADLETEKVTIEGWNGPVEIDQIKGKKITVVPILRAGLGMMEGVLEHVPSARISVVGVYRDEETLEPVPYFQKLVSNIEERMALVVDPMLATGGSMIATIDLLKKAGCSSIKVLVLVAAPEGIAALEKAHPDVELYTASVDQGLNSKGYIIPGLGDAGDKIFGTK
- the uraA gene encoding uracil permease, with translation MTRRAIGVNERPPLLQTIPLSFQHLFAMFGATVLVPILFHINPATVLLFNGVGTLLYLFICKGKIPAYLGSSFAFISPVLLLLPLGYEVALGGFILCGVLFCLVALIVKKAGTGWLDVMFPPAAMGAIVAVIGLELAGVAANMAGLLPADGTAVDGTAVTISLVTLAVTVFGSVLFRGFLAIIPILIGVLAGYLLSWTMGIVDWRSVEAAPWFALPTFYTPRFEWYAMLTILPAALVVIAEHVGHLVVTANIVKKDLIRDPGLHRSMFANGFSTIISGFFGSTPNTTYGENIGVMAITRVYSTWVIGGAAIIAILLSCVGKLAAAIQAVPVPVMGGVSLLLYGVIGASGIRVLIESKVDYNKAQNLILTSVILIIGVSGAKVHIGAAELKGMALATLVGVGLSLIFKLINVLRPEEVILEPGDNKPA